The DNA sequence GCAATCGCTCACCGAGCGCTCTACCCACTGATTGATGCGGATGCAATCGGCTTCCTCGGTCTCGCCCGGGAAATCTTCCAACGGCGCCTGGATCACCAGACGATAGCCGCTGCCATCGGCCAAGCGCTCCTGGACGAAGGGCACGACCAACGCCTTGCCCAGGCGGGCGAACTTGCTGGTGGCGGTGACCGTCGCGGCCTGGATACCGAACAATGGCACAAACACGCTTTGCTTGGCGCCGTAATCCTGATCCGGCGCATACCAGATCGCCCGACCGGCCCGCAGCAACTTGAGCATGCCTCGCACGTCGTCGCGCTCCACCGCCAGGGAATCGAGGTTGTGCCGCTCGCGGCCGTGGCGCTGGATGAAGTCGAACAGCGGGTTCTTGTGCTCGCGGTACATGCCATCGATGGTGTGCTGCTGGCCGAGCAGCGCCGCGCCGATTTCCAGCGTGGTGAAATGCAACGCCATCAGGATCACGCCCTTGCCTTCGCGCTGGGCCTGCTTGAGATGTTCCAGTCCTTCGACATGGGCCAGCTTCGCCAGGCGCGAACGCGACCACCACCAGCTCATGGCCATTTCGAAAAAAGCGATGCCGGTGGAGGCAAAGTTTTCCTTGAGCAAACGCTTGCGCTCGGCAGGGGATTTTTCAGGAAAACACAGTTCCAGGTTGCGCCGGGCGATGCGCCGTCGGTCGCCTGCCACCCGGTACATCAGCGCACCCAGTGCACGCCCTACCCGCAGCAGCAGCGGATAAGGTAACTGGACGATCAGCCACAACAGCCCCAGGCCGCACCACAGCAGCCAGAAACGCGGATGAAAAAAAGCAGCTCGTAAACGCGGGCGATCCATTAAAGCTTCCACAAAGGCATGGGCCGCGCATTCTACATTGTTCGACCCGGGTTGCGGCTGGCGGACGTTCTCGTTATAAGTCTCGGCACTTTTAGTGACAAGCCGTTGTACGCCGACCATGAGCCAAACCGAACCGCTAGACCAAGATCCCGTGTTCCAGCTGAAGGGCAGCATGCTCGCCATTACGGTGCTGGAACTGGCCCGCAACGACCTGGAGAGCCTCGACCGGCAGCTGGCGGCCAAAGTCGCCCAGGCCCCGAACTTCTTCAGCAATGCCCCGCTGGTGCTGGCGCTGGACAAGCTGCCGGCCGGCGAAGGCGCGGTGGACCTGCCGGGCCTGATGCGCGTTTGCCGCCAGCATGGCCTGCGCACCCTGGCGATCCGCGCCAGCCGCATCGAAGACATCGCCGCCGCCATCGCCGTGGACATTCCGGTGCTGCCGCCGTCCGGTGCCCGGGAGCGTCTGCTGGAGCTCAACCCGGTCGAAGCGAAGAAAGCCCCGGAAAAACCACCGGAGCCCACCATCAAGCCCACCCGCGTCATCACCTCGCCCGTACGCGGCGGACAGCAGATTTATGCCCAGGGTGGCGATTTGGTCATCGTGTCCTCGGTCAGCCCAGGCGCGGAACTTCTGGCCGATGGCAATATCCATGTATACGGCCCGATGCGCGGCCGTGCGCTGGCCGGTGTCAAGGGTGATACGAAAGCCAGGATCTTCTGTCAGCAATTGAGCGCTGAACTGGTCTCCATCGCCGGGCAGTACAAGGTTTCCGAGGATCTACGCCGCGACCCGTTGTGGGGGGCCGGCGTCCAGGTCAGCCTGTCGGGCGACGTGTTGAACATCATTCGGCTTTAACGGATACTGCCGCATTTTCCAAGCATCTCTAAAACGTAGCGAAAACGGCTTAAACGACGTAGGAAACAGGATCAGGCAGTGTTTACCGGAGGTAGACCCCGCCCACCATCCGATTCCAGCCAAGCCTGTCCAATTGCAGCAGTTTTCCAGAGATGTTTTTCAGGGCTGACAAAGTCCTTTTTCCTTAGGGGTGAAACACCTTGGCCAAGATTCTCGTGGTTACATCCGGCAAGGGTGGTGTGGGTAAGACCACCACCAGCGCCGCTATCGGTACCGGCCTCGCTCTGCGCGGCCACAAAACAGTCATCGTTGACTTCGACGTCGGCTTGCGTAACCTCGACCTGATCATGGGTTGCGAGCGTCGCGTGGTCTATGACTTCGTCAATGTGGTCAACGGTGAAGCGAACCTGCAGCAGGCCCTGATCAAGGACAAGCGTCTTGAGAACCTCTACGTGCTGGCCGCCAGTCAGACCCGCGACAAAGACGCGCTGACCCAGGAAGGCGTGGAAAAAGTCCTGATGCAACTCAAG is a window from the Pseudomonas brassicacearum genome containing:
- a CDS encoding lipid A biosynthesis lauroyl acyltransferase, whose protein sequence is MDRPRLRAAFFHPRFWLLWCGLGLLWLIVQLPYPLLLRVGRALGALMYRVAGDRRRIARRNLELCFPEKSPAERKRLLKENFASTGIAFFEMAMSWWWSRSRLAKLAHVEGLEHLKQAQREGKGVILMALHFTTLEIGAALLGQQHTIDGMYREHKNPLFDFIQRHGRERHNLDSLAVERDDVRGMLKLLRAGRAIWYAPDQDYGAKQSVFVPLFGIQAATVTATSKFARLGKALVVPFVQERLADGSGYRLVIQAPLEDFPGETEEADCIRINQWVERSVSDCPEQYLWAHRRFKSRPPGEPKLYEKRG
- the minC gene encoding septum site-determining protein MinC — protein: MSQTEPLDQDPVFQLKGSMLAITVLELARNDLESLDRQLAAKVAQAPNFFSNAPLVLALDKLPAGEGAVDLPGLMRVCRQHGLRTLAIRASRIEDIAAAIAVDIPVLPPSGARERLLELNPVEAKKAPEKPPEPTIKPTRVITSPVRGGQQIYAQGGDLVIVSSVSPGAELLADGNIHVYGPMRGRALAGVKGDTKARIFCQQLSAELVSIAGQYKVSEDLRRDPLWGAGVQVSLSGDVLNIIRL